Genomic DNA from Brenneria izadpanahii:
GCGCGTCGCGGCGGGTGCCGGATGGCGCGCACACGCTGATATTCCGGGCGGGATAACCTTTATCAATTAATCCAGCGATAATGGCCTGCGCCATATTGCCTGCGCCAATAAACGCTATTTTACGTTGTTGCATCTAAGCTCTCACTGATTTCTTGTTCTGTTAATCGTTGTCGATGTGGCTGGCGATGCCGCGGCAGCGGATTATTTCTTCGATGCCGAATAGTCCCGCGCGCCGAAAATGGCGGTGCCGATCCGCACCAGCGTACTGCCCGCGACGATGGCGGCGCGCATATCATCAGTCATACCCATCGATAAAGTGTCGATATGAGGATAGTGTAATGCCAATTGTTGAAACAGATCATCCATTTGCCGGAAAACGGCTAGCTGACGCTGGTAGTCTGTTTCCGGGGCCGGAATGGCCATTAATCCGCGCAGACGCAGATTCGGCAATGCCGCCACGTCGGCCGCCAACGCGGATAATTCTTCAACCTTAATGCCGGATTTGCTCGGCTCGTTGCTGATATTGATTTGCAATAACACGTTCAGCGGCGGTAATGACGCCGGGCGCTGTTCGCTCAATCGCTGGGCGATGCGCAGACGATCCACCGTATGGAACCAGTCGAAATTTTCGGCCACCAGCCGGCTTTTATTCGACTGTAGCGGACCGATAAAGTGCCATTCCAAATCTATTTCCGGTTTGTTTTCCCGAAAGTAATGGATTTTGTCCACGCCCTCCTGCACATAGTTTTCGCCAAAGGCGCGCTGCCCGGCGGCGATGGCTTCTTCGATAGCGGTCACAGGTTTGGTTTTGCTGACTGCAAGCAGCTTAATTTCTTCTGGTGTTCGTGCGCAGTGCTGTGCGGCGGCGGCGATTTGCCGCCTGATGTCCTGTAGGTTCTGCTGGATAGTC
This window encodes:
- a CDS encoding YggS family pyridoxal phosphate-dependent enzyme; translated protein: MTTIQQNLQDIRRQIAAAAQHCARTPEEIKLLAVSKTKPVTAIEEAIAAGQRAFGENYVQEGVDKIHYFRENKPEIDLEWHFIGPLQSNKSRLVAENFDWFHTVDRLRIAQRLSEQRPASLPPLNVLLQINISNEPSKSGIKVEELSALAADVAALPNLRLRGLMAIPAPETDYQRQLAVFRQMDDLFQQLALHYPHIDTLSMGMTDDMRAAIVAGSTLVRIGTAIFGARDYSASKK